The proteins below are encoded in one region of Thermodesulfobacteriota bacterium:
- a CDS encoding transporter produces MNSVLKRWFFLYLLCLCIFLPSLPISAQDIDSSDTQDQPASSMSLQELSSEIINPLAKIWRLDFENDTFYNTGDIGKKVWTNTLTFRPRLPVSLGDWVLLIQPQVPLVDTEPKFEESILRGITVRNVTGFGDTILATLLGREFHKDIEIGIGPTFVLPTATKNITGQGKWQAGPAASIFYVPKGWTFGVIPQVWWSFAGDSDREDTNQMEIQYIIARHFKGGWNIRSRPTIKADFKADPGDKWNVPVGGGISKLIKIHKVPVLIGVEAQYSIIKQDTFGPEWTISSDITVVIPNPQLLRKAKKQRSKQAPGSHPNTDISY; encoded by the coding sequence ATGAACTCAGTACTAAAAAGATGGTTCTTTCTTTATCTTTTATGTCTATGCATATTTCTTCCCTCTCTACCAATATCCGCCCAAGATATTGATAGTTCTGATACCCAGGATCAACCTGCTTCCTCAATGAGTTTGCAGGAGCTTTCATCTGAAATAATAAATCCGCTGGCAAAGATTTGGAGACTCGATTTTGAGAACGATACTTTTTACAATACCGGCGATATAGGCAAAAAAGTTTGGACTAACACACTTACCTTCAGGCCCAGACTGCCTGTGTCTTTGGGCGACTGGGTCCTACTTATCCAGCCCCAGGTGCCACTAGTAGATACGGAGCCAAAATTTGAAGAATCTATATTAAGGGGAATTACTGTTCGAAATGTAACAGGGTTTGGCGACACTATACTTGCAACGCTTTTGGGCCGTGAATTTCACAAGGACATAGAAATCGGGATCGGGCCTACTTTTGTGCTTCCCACCGCTACAAAGAACATTACAGGGCAGGGCAAATGGCAGGCAGGGCCAGCAGCATCTATATTCTATGTGCCAAAGGGATGGACTTTTGGTGTTATACCACAGGTTTGGTGGTCTTTTGCAGGAGATAGTGATAGAGAAGATACTAATCAGATGGAAATACAATATATAATAGCGCGTCATTTTAAAGGCGGCTGGAATATTAGATCAAGACCCACAATTAAAGCTGATTTTAAAGCAGATCCGGGAGATAAATGGAACGTGCCCGTCGGGGGCGGAATTAGTAAATTAATAAAGATACATAAGGTCCCTGTCTTGATAGGTGTGGAGGCACAGTATTCCATAATTAAACAAGATACTTTTGGCCCGGAATGGACGATTTCATCAGATATAACAGTTGTCATCCCAAACCCTCAACTCCTTAGAAAAGCTAAAAAGCAGCGCTCTAAACAAGCGCCCGGCAGCC